From Micromonospora carbonacea:
GTCACATGTTTGCCTCCCGGCGCGGACACGGCCGACGCCGCGCCGGGAGCACGACGCGCCCCGGGGCGACGGACCAGGTGCGTCCGCCGCCCCGGAGCCGGGGTACGCCTGCCGCCGTCCGGCGGTCAGGAGGCCGTGCAGGTGGGGGTCTGGGTGGGCGCGGTGCCGTTGCCCTGGAACCCGAACTCGGTCACCTGACCGGCGGCGAGCTGACCGTTGTAGTCCACGTTAGCGAACCGCACCGTCCCCGAACTACCACTGGCCGTCGCCGACCACGTACCCGTGACACTCGTACCACCCGGCAACGTCACACTCACGTTCCAACCCCGGGTACCACCAGAACCAGCGGTCACCTTCACCGTGGCCACGAAACCACCCGTCCACGAATTCGCCGACACCGTCGCCGAACACCCGGCCCCACCCGGCGGCGGAGTCGTCGGGTTCGGCGGAGTGGTGGTGGGGTTCGGCGGCGGAGTCGTGGGGTTCGGGGTGCCCTGGAACTGGGCGAAGAAGCGCCAGATCTCGACCTTGGTCCAGGTGGTGACGCCGCTCTCGGCGTACGTGCCGTCGACGGGGCCCGGCATGTGGCCGTTGTCGAACGCGGCCCACTGCACCGGGTACCCGGCCCGGCAGCCCGAGTACGCGGTGGTGATGTGCGTCCTGCTGCCCGGGGCCGGCTCGCGCGGGCTCTGGGCGGTGCAGCCGTTGTTGCGCACGAACGTGTCGCGCAGCGCACGGCCCTGGGAGATGTTCAGGACGGTGTCGCTGATGCCGTGCAGCCCGAAGTACGCGATGGGCTGGGTGCCGCCGCTGCATCCGCTGATCTGCGCGCCGCTGATGACCGCGACCGCCCGGAACACCGTGGCGCGGGCGCAGGCGAGGGCGTAGCTCATGCCACCGCCCCAGCTGAAGCCGAGGGCGAAACGCTGGGTGGTGTCGACGCAGAGGTCGCCCTCGATGCGGCGGAGCATGTCGTCGACGAAGGTGACGTCCTCGCCGCCGGCGTTGCCCCACCCGTTGCCGAGGCCCTGGGGAGCGACCAGGATGGCGGTGTTGTTCGACTGCTCCAGTTGGCCGTAGTAGGACCAGGCGGCCCCGCTGGTGCCGCCGTTGTCGATCTCGGTGGCGGTGCCGCCCCGCCAGTGGAACGCGAAGATCAACCGGTACTGGTTGTTGTTGTTGTAGTTGTTGGGCATCCGCAGGATGAAGCTCCGGCTCTTGCCGTTGCTCTGGATCGTGTGGGTGCCGCTGCGCAGCGTCGGGGCCTTGCCGCAGCCTGCGGTCGCCGCGGCGGCGCCCACGTCGGCAACCGTCTCGACGGCGCCGAGGCCACCGTTCAGCGTGACGCCACCCGCCGTCACGACGAGGAGG
This genomic window contains:
- a CDS encoding cellulose binding domain-containing protein — encoded protein: MSRNRFFSGPIALAALLVVTAGGVTLNGGLGAVETVADVGAAAATAGCGKAPTLRSGTHTIQSNGKSRSFILRMPNNYNNNNQYRLIFAFHWRGGTATEIDNGGTSGAAWSYYGQLEQSNNTAILVAPQGLGNGWGNAGGEDVTFVDDMLRRIEGDLCVDTTQRFALGFSWGGGMSYALACARATVFRAVAVISGAQISGCSGGTQPIAYFGLHGISDTVLNISQGRALRDTFVRNNGCTAQSPREPAPGSRTHITTAYSGCRAGYPVQWAAFDNGHMPGPVDGTYAESGVTTWTKVEIWRFFAQFQGTPNPTTPPPNPTTTPPNPTTPPPGGAGCSATVSANSWTGGFVATVKVTAGSGGTRGWNVSVTLPGGTSVTGTWSATASGSSGTVRFANVDYNGQLAAGQVTEFGFQGNGTAPTQTPTCTAS